The sequence CAGTCAGTACAACTGGCGTGGTTTCGACCTTGGTAACGACATGGTCGACGCTACTGTAAACACAGCCTTCACATGCCCTTACACAGGTCTCGATATCAGCGCAGGTGCCTGGTACGCCAGTGTTAAAGACGGTGGGTTCGACGAGCTTGACCTCTACACAGCTGCTTCCAAAGACCTCGGTTTCGCTACTGCTAGCGTTGGCTATATCTTCTATCACTTCTTCGATTCTGCAGACGACGCACAGGAAGTTACCTTCGGTCTTAGCAAGGAATTCTACGGTGTAGAAACAGGTGTTACTTACTTCTGGGATGTTGAGACAGACAACGGTGGTTACCTTGAAGGTTCCATCTCCAAGTCTTTCGGCCCTGTTAGCACAGGTGTTGCAGTAGGTTACTCCCTGGAGGAAGATGGTTTCACCCATGTTACTTCCAAGGTGTCCTATGATTATGCCCTTACAGACACAGCTACACTTTCCCCATACGTAGCCTACGCTGTTGAGCTCGACGAGCTCGAGGGTGTTTACGGTACTGACGAAGAAAACGAGTTCTTCGCAGGTGCTGTTCTTACCGTGACTTTCTAATCGTTCCGGTTAGTACATTTATCCATCAGTCATAAAGAAGGGGCGGGTCTCGTTGGCTCGCTCCTTCCAGACTGGGGAATCTAATTTTCCACCTGTTGGCCGCCTATCAAATATTCGGCTTAAATGCCGAGTTATGTACTAACAGTGGGGAGTTAGAGTTTGTTGACAAAAAAATCTTATATTTTCATAAGTGAGGGGCTTATTTTGTAGCTTTCTCACTATGAATGAATTGTGTTGTCCGGGTGGGTTTCCTGGGGGTGCCATTGTGTCGGGATCGTCACAATCTTGCTTGATAAGAGGGTTATTTGTAGTTCACTAGGACTCGGTATGAATAAAATTACTACTCTATCACTCTTCGGAGGTGTCGTTCTCGCCGGTACAGCAATGGCAGGTGAGGTTGTGCAACCAGCACCAGTTGAGAGCAAGTTCGAAAGCCTTCTCTCTGTAGGTTACCATGACAACTATGTTGACCGCGGTTTCCAGATTGGTGATGACACCATTTCTGCTGACGTTGCTACAAGCTTTGCATGCCCATACACAGGCATGGAAATCAGCGCAGGTATCACTTACCTCAGCCAGCACGACTTCCTCGACACAGGTCTCAACGTAGACGAGCTTCGTTACCAAATCGCAGGTGCTTATGACCTCGGTTTCGCGACTGGTCACGTTGGTTACATCCACTATCACTACAACGATCCATTTGGTTTCGACGTAAACGACGACCAGGAAGTTTACTTCGGTCTTAGCAAGAACCTCTACGGTTACGACACAAGCCTCACATACTTCTGGGGTATCCACGGTCCATTCCGCGGTAACAACGAAGGTTACCTTGAAGGCCGCGTAAACAAGAGCTTCGACGTGCTTGGTCACAGCATCAACGCTGACGTAACTGCAGGTTACCTCATCGAAGAAGGTGAGCTCTCCCACGTAACAGCTAAGCTTACTTACGACTACAAGCTCACTGAGACAGCAACTCTTAGCCCATATGTGGCTTACGCAGTTGAGCTCGATGACCTTGACCAAACTTTCGGCGCATTCCAGCCAATCCCACAGGAGAACACATTCTTCGCAGGTGCGTCTCTCACTGTGACCTTCTAATTCATTTTTTGATTTAGTTTGTTATCGAAAAAAGGCGAGGGCAGCAATGCTCTCGCCTTTATGGTTTCTATGAGGATCGCTCTGATCGTCATAGGAGGGCTTCGTTAGAAGAAAAAGCTTACCGCACGAGGACGCCTTTGCGGGATGGAGATTCACACGCGTCGATGAGTTTGAGGGCCGCCTCAGTCCATTCGCCAAGTTCTTTGCATTGCTTGATCGCCTCATTGATGGAGAGTCCTCGGCGGAAGAGGATGTCGTAGGCTTTCTTGATGTTCTCCCGTTGTTTGGCATCAAAGCCTGAGCGGCGTAGGCCGATGATGTTGAGGCCTGCTAGTTTATTCTGGCCGTGGCACATGCAGTAAGGGGGGATGTCTTTGCTGATCGCTGCATTGCCTTGGGAGATGGCATAATCTCCGATATTGATGAACTGGTGGAAGCCAGCGCCCCCGCCAAGGAAGGTGCGATTGCCTACGGTGATGTGGCCAGCAAGCATGCAGTTGTTAGCGATCACGTTGTGGTCGCCGAGGGTGACATCGTGGGCAAGGTGAGTGCCCACCATGAGGAAGTTGTGGTTACCGATGACGGTGTTCTCTCCAGCCTTGGTGCTGCGGTGAATAGTCACATTTTCCCTGATGCTATTGTTGTCGCCGATGATAGTGCCGCTGTCCGTTGAGGGGTCAAAGGAATGATCCTGCGGCAGGCCGCCGATATGTGAGCCGAAGCCAATGAGGTTTTCTTTGCCGATGATGGTCTTGCCAGTGACCCACACGTGGGGATCGATGGTAGTGTTGTCGCCGATAGTAACGCCAGCTTCGATGATGGAGAAGGCTCCGATGGAAACATTTTCCCCGATAGTGGCTTCCGGGCTGATGATCGCTGATGGGTGATGCATGTTGATAGATGAAAATTAGAGCATACCGGCTTCGCGGTATGAAAAGTAGGGGTCGTGGGCGTGGTTGTTACTGCCCACGATGATGTGATCGATGAAGCGCACTTGCAGCAGATTAGCTGCTTCCTTGATAGCTTCGGTCATCCGGTTGTCTGCGCTGCTCGGGTTCGGGTTTCCGGACGGATGGTTGTGCACCAGAATGAAGCCGTAGGCTTCGTGCAGCACTACGGGGTGGAGGACGTCACGCGGGTGGCAGAGTGTCTCATTCACCGAACCTCGGGAGACTTCGATCGTTTTGACGTGCTGGATCCGTGTATCCACGAGAATCACGAAGAGCGATTCCTTGCTGAGCAGGGAGAGCTGAGGCCGCATGAACTCATAGATGAGCTCTGGGGAATTGAGTGGCTCGGCTGAGAATTTCTCTCTGGCGAGCCTGATACCAATTTCAAAAGCCGCAGCTATCTGAGCCGCTTTTGCGGGTCCTAGGCCATGTTCTTTGGAGAGTTCTTTGACATCCAGCCGTGAGAGGCTGTGTAAACTGCCGTGGGTATGGATGAGCTGCTGGGCAATCTGGATGGCGGACTGCCCTTTGACGCCGACTCGCAAGAAAATGGCAATCAGCTCGGGCGTACTCAGCGATGCCGCGCCCCACTTGGCGAGTTTCTCGCGGGGGCGCTCGTCCTCTGGTAGGTCGCTGATACGATTAGAATGCACGGGGGATTACTGGATGATGAGACAGCAGGTGGCCATGGCGGCGATGCCTTCCTTGCGGCCAACAAAGCCCATGGTTTCGTTGGTGGTGGCCTTGATGCCGATGTCTTCTGGTTCTAGGCCGAGGGCCTCAGAGATGTTGGCTTTCATAGCCTCGAGATGAGGGAGTACCTTGGGGGCCTCGGCGATCAGGCTGGAGTCGATGTTCTGGAGGTCGGCACCCTTTTCATCTGCTAGCGCGCGGCATTTCTTGAGAATGTCCAAAGAGGAAATTCCCTCAATGGTCTCATCCTGCGGCGGGAAGTAGTAGCCGATGTCTGGCAGGCCGAGTGCTCCCAGCACCGCGTCAGCGATGGCGTGGCAAAGCACGTCTGCATCCGAGTGACCTAACAGGCCTACTGAGTGAGGGATATCGACTCCGCCAAGGATGCATTTCCTGCCCTCGGCAAATTGGTGAACGTCGTAACCGATTCCTGTGCGGATCTTCATAGTCTATTGTCCTCTCAGAATTAGATTTCGATGCTTTCTCCAACAGCTGGAAGGAAAAGGGAAAGTCCCTTGGATTCGAAGTGTTCACGGGCTGTCGCGTGGTCGATGGCGATCGGTGGGAAAGTATCGTAGTGCAGTCCGAGGATGTTCTTTGCACCTGCCCAGTCGGCCGCGATAGCTGCATCTTCATAACCCATCGTGAAGTTGTCCCCGATGCAGAGAGCTGCCCAGTCGATCTTGTGGAACTCGCCGATGAGTTTCATGTCGTAGGTCAGAGCGGTATCACCTGAATAGTAGAAAGAACCTTCTTCGGATTCGATGACGAAGCCGCCCGGATTGCCGCCATAGCTGCCATCAGGAAGCACGGAGGAGTGCACTGCATTGACGTACTTGATGGTGCAGAAAGGGAGCTGGATCTTGCCGCCGTGATTCATGGGGTGGGCATTCTCGATTCCCTTTTGTTGGAACCAGGAAACGATCTCGAAGTTGGAAATGAGAGTAGCGCCTGACTGCTTGAGGATTTGCTCAGCGTCTGCCACATGGTCTTCGTGTCCATGAGACAGGAGAACGAAATCTGGATTAAGTTGTTCGATGTCAATGGATGCAGCGGCTGGGTTCGGGGTAATGAAAGGATCAAAAAGAATGGTCTTACCAGCGATGCTGACTGAAAAACAAGCGTGTCCGTAGAAGGTGACGTTCATGGGTTTACTATGTGGTTGCGGGTCAGAGATTAGAAGTAAAAAAGCCGCTGGATGACCAGCGGCTTTGTAGCAAATGAGTTAGATAGGCAGGGGCTGATTAGCGTCCGCCTGCTGGTGGGTGACCTTGTGGAAGGCCGCCTGGGAATCCACCCGGGAGTCCTTTCGGAAGTTCACGCTTGGAGATGTCCTTCAGTTCCACTTCAAAGATGAGTGTGCTGTTTGGTGCAAGGACTGGTCCGTTGCGGCGTTCACCGTAGCCGAGCTTGGATGGGATGTAGAGCTTCCACTTGGCGCCTACAGGCATCATCTTGAGGGCTTCTGCAAAGCCTGGTACCACCTGCAGTGAGAATG is a genomic window of Rubritalea squalenifaciens DSM 18772 containing:
- the lpxA gene encoding acyl-ACP--UDP-N-acetylglucosamine O-acyltransferase, which produces MHHPSAIISPEATIGENVSIGAFSIIEAGVTIGDNTTIDPHVWVTGKTIIGKENLIGFGSHIGGLPQDHSFDPSTDSGTIIGDNNSIRENVTIHRSTKAGENTVIGNHNFLMVGTHLAHDVTLGDHNVIANNCMLAGHITVGNRTFLGGGAGFHQFINIGDYAISQGNAAISKDIPPYCMCHGQNKLAGLNIIGLRRSGFDAKQRENIKKAYDILFRRGLSINEAIKQCKELGEWTEAALKLIDACESPSRKGVLVR
- the radC gene encoding RadC family protein, giving the protein MHSNRISDLPEDERPREKLAKWGAASLSTPELIAIFLRVGVKGQSAIQIAQQLIHTHGSLHSLSRLDVKELSKEHGLGPAKAAQIAAAFEIGIRLAREKFSAEPLNSPELIYEFMRPQLSLLSKESLFVILVDTRIQHVKTIEVSRGSVNETLCHPRDVLHPVVLHEAYGFILVHNHPSGNPNPSSADNRMTEAIKEAANLLQVRFIDHIIVGSNNHAHDPYFSYREAGML
- the ispF gene encoding 2-C-methyl-D-erythritol 2,4-cyclodiphosphate synthase, which codes for MKIRTGIGYDVHQFAEGRKCILGGVDIPHSVGLLGHSDADVLCHAIADAVLGALGLPDIGYYFPPQDETIEGISSLDILKKCRALADEKGADLQNIDSSLIAEAPKVLPHLEAMKANISEALGLEPEDIGIKATTNETMGFVGRKEGIAAMATCCLIIQ
- a CDS encoding metal-dependent hydrolase, giving the protein MNVTFYGHACFSVSIAGKTILFDPFITPNPAAASIDIEQLNPDFVLLSHGHEDHVADAEQILKQSGATLISNFEIVSWFQQKGIENAHPMNHGGKIQLPFCTIKYVNAVHSSVLPDGSYGGNPGGFVIESEEGSFYYSGDTALTYDMKLIGEFHKIDWAALCIGDNFTMGYEDAAIAADWAGAKNILGLHYDTFPPIAIDHATAREHFESKGLSLFLPAVGESIEI